In a single window of the Streptomyces sp. HUAS ZL42 genome:
- a CDS encoding magnesium and cobalt transport protein CorA, translating into MTMAGNLRKVTGFGKVGGLRNVARLARRRPRVDLSHPARSPLGSSVVNCVNYRDGIRAPAGSDLVDTVERVRKSGHGFVWLGLHEPTDQEFAGIAELFDLHPLAVEDAIEAHQRPKVERYGETLFAVFKTVCYVEHEELTATSEVVNTGEIMVFVGRDFVITVRHGRHGSLGPLREELESDPGQLAKGPSAVLHAIADHVVDDYLNVIDAVQADIDQVETDVFAENGARADPGRIYQLKRELLELKRAVVPLGRPLLELADRPVPVVEPEIQAYFRDVSDHLLRATEQIAAFDELLNSILQAHLAQVTVAQNEDMRKITAWAAVIAVPTMVCGVYGMNFDHMPELHWTFGYPLVMGVIGIACLTLYRGFRRNGWL; encoded by the coding sequence ATGACCATGGCAGGGAATCTGCGGAAGGTCACCGGCTTCGGCAAGGTCGGCGGTCTGCGCAACGTGGCACGGCTGGCCCGGCGGCGCCCGCGTGTCGACCTGAGCCACCCCGCCCGGTCCCCGCTGGGCTCGTCGGTGGTGAACTGCGTGAACTATCGGGACGGCATCCGGGCTCCGGCCGGCAGCGATCTCGTCGACACGGTGGAGCGGGTGCGCAAGAGCGGTCACGGTTTCGTGTGGCTCGGCCTGCACGAGCCGACCGATCAGGAGTTCGCGGGTATCGCCGAGCTCTTCGACCTGCATCCGCTGGCGGTCGAGGACGCGATCGAGGCCCATCAACGCCCCAAGGTGGAGCGGTACGGCGAGACGCTGTTCGCGGTCTTCAAGACCGTCTGCTACGTCGAGCACGAGGAACTCACCGCAACGAGCGAGGTGGTGAACACCGGCGAGATCATGGTGTTCGTCGGCCGCGACTTCGTGATCACGGTGCGGCACGGACGGCACGGCTCGCTCGGCCCGTTGCGCGAGGAGCTGGAGTCCGACCCCGGCCAGCTGGCCAAGGGGCCGTCGGCGGTGCTGCACGCGATCGCGGACCACGTGGTCGACGACTACCTCAACGTCATCGACGCGGTGCAGGCGGACATCGACCAGGTGGAGACGGACGTCTTCGCGGAGAACGGCGCACGGGCCGACCCCGGCCGCATCTACCAGCTCAAGCGCGAACTCCTCGAGCTGAAGCGGGCCGTGGTCCCGCTCGGCCGGCCGCTGCTGGAGCTCGCCGACCGGCCGGTGCCGGTGGTCGAACCGGAGATACAGGCCTACTTCCGTGACGTCTCCGACCACCTGCTGCGGGCCACGGAGCAGATCGCCGCCTTCGACGAACTGCTCAACTCGATCCTGCAGGCTCACCTGGCGCAGGTCACCGTCGCCCAGAACGAGGACATGCGGAAGATCACGGCGTGGGCCGCGGTGATCGCTGTTCCGACGATGGTCTGCGGGGTGTACGGCATGAACTTCGACCACATGCCGGAACTGCACTGGACCTTCGGCTATCCCCTGGTGATGGGCGTGATAGGCATAGCCTGCCTGACCCTGTACCGCGGTTTCCGGCGCAACGGCTGGCTCTGA
- a CDS encoding methyltransferase domain-containing protein — MTRIDGYLLHNQQSEAGERFDALATLFDPTTFRHFEGFGIGPGWRCWEVGAGGTSVVSWLAKKVGPTGKVVATDIDTSRLAPAARPPVEVRVHDVGAEEPPAEGFDLVHARLVLVHVPDRERALRSMVKALRSGGRLLVEDADPALQPLICPDEYGPEQKLANRLRQGFRKLLADRGADLSYGRRLPRLLREAGLERVAADAYFPITSPACAALESATVRQIRTELVAAGLATDEDVDRHLANIASDGMDLATAPMISAWGRKP; from the coding sequence ATGACGCGAATCGATGGGTATCTCCTCCACAACCAGCAGTCCGAGGCGGGCGAACGCTTCGACGCCTTGGCCACCCTCTTCGACCCCACGACGTTCCGGCACTTCGAAGGATTCGGCATCGGACCCGGCTGGCGCTGCTGGGAGGTCGGCGCCGGAGGCACCTCCGTGGTGTCCTGGCTGGCCAAGAAGGTCGGGCCCACGGGCAAGGTGGTCGCGACCGACATCGACACCTCCCGACTTGCCCCCGCAGCCCGGCCGCCGGTCGAGGTGCGCGTCCACGACGTCGGCGCCGAGGAGCCGCCGGCCGAGGGCTTCGATCTGGTGCACGCGCGGCTCGTCCTGGTCCATGTGCCGGACCGGGAGCGGGCGTTGCGGTCGATGGTGAAGGCCCTGCGGTCCGGGGGACGGCTCCTGGTCGAGGACGCCGACCCCGCCCTGCAGCCCCTGATCTGCCCCGACGAGTACGGCCCCGAACAGAAGCTGGCCAACCGGCTCAGGCAGGGCTTCCGCAAGCTGCTCGCCGACCGCGGTGCCGACCTGTCCTACGGCCGCAGGCTCCCGCGGCTGCTGCGCGAGGCCGGCCTGGAGCGCGTGGCGGCCGACGCCTACTTTCCCATCACCTCGCCGGCCTGCGCCGCCCTGGAGTCCGCGACGGTCCGCCAGATCCGCACCGAACTCGTCGCCGCGGGCCTCGCCACAGACGAGGACGTCGACCGTCACCTGGCGAACATCGCGTCCGACGGCATGGACCTGGCCACGGCACCGATGATCTCTGCGTGGGGGCGGAAGCCGTAG
- a CDS encoding carbohydrate kinase family protein, translating into MLVVGDVVTDVVARHQGPLASGTDTAAAIRTLPGGAGANVACWAAHWGCADVRLLGRVGADAAAWHERELTACGVRPRLVVDPQAPTGTVICLVDTGAGAERTFLTDSGASLRLGPGDWSDALLDGVALLHLSGYLLFSETARALVTEALESARARGVPVSLDPASAGFLAALGVGRFRKLVHGVDVLLPSRDEARLLTGLPDAADAAAKLSRHVPLVVAKQGADGALVARNGTVLARVPAVPATPRDSTGAGDAFTGAFLAALLAGAEPDAAAVEGCRAGARAVERIGGRPPTPPS; encoded by the coding sequence CTGCTGGTCGTCGGGGACGTGGTCACGGATGTCGTGGCCCGGCACCAAGGGCCGCTCGCGTCGGGCACGGACACGGCTGCCGCAATCCGGACCCTGCCGGGTGGCGCGGGGGCCAACGTGGCCTGCTGGGCGGCCCACTGGGGCTGTGCGGACGTACGGCTGCTGGGCCGTGTGGGCGCGGACGCGGCGGCCTGGCACGAGCGGGAGCTGACGGCCTGTGGGGTCCGCCCCCGTCTGGTCGTCGACCCGCAGGCGCCGACCGGGACGGTGATCTGCCTGGTCGACACGGGTGCGGGGGCCGAGCGGACATTCCTCACCGACAGCGGGGCGTCCCTGCGGCTCGGCCCGGGTGACTGGTCGGACGCGCTGCTCGACGGAGTGGCCCTGCTGCACCTGTCGGGGTACCTGCTGTTCTCCGAGACGGCCCGGGCGCTGGTGACGGAGGCACTGGAATCGGCACGCGCGCGCGGAGTGCCGGTGAGTCTCGATCCGGCGTCGGCCGGTTTCCTCGCGGCGCTGGGGGTCGGCCGTTTCCGGAAGCTCGTCCACGGTGTGGACGTCCTGCTGCCCAGCCGGGACGAGGCACGCCTGCTCACGGGGTTGCCCGATGCGGCGGACGCGGCGGCCAAGCTGAGCCGCCACGTGCCGCTGGTGGTCGCCAAGCAGGGGGCGGACGGTGCGCTCGTGGCCCGGAACGGCACCGTGCTCGCCCGTGTCCCCGCGGTACCGGCGACGCCCCGCGACTCCACGGGCGCCGGCGACGCCTTCACCGGCGCGTTCCTCGCCGCGCTGCTCGCGGGAGCCGAGCCGGATGCCGCGGCGGTGGAGGGGTGCCGGGCGGGTGCGCGGGCGGTGGAACGGATCGGCGGCAGACCACCGACACCACCGAGCTGA
- a CDS encoding pseudouridine-5'-phosphate glycosidase: MLVVSEEVREAIDARQPVVALESTIIAHGLPRPRNLQVALELESVVRQEGAVPATIAVLDGRPHVGLDKEELERVANEDGIRKLGHRDLPLAVASGASGATTVSATALLAALAGVRVFATGGLGGVHREWTATQDESADLGLLARTRITVVCAGVKSILDVPATLQRLETLGVAVAGYGTDRFPGFYLSDSGHAVEWTLDTPDQVADVMRAQDALGVPESALIVANPVPKEEQLDPELHARVLTDALHACEAEGVTGQAVTPFLLDYLVRHTEGASLSANLAAVRGNVRLAARIAAAWTGV, from the coding sequence GTGCTGGTGGTGTCCGAAGAGGTGCGCGAGGCGATCGACGCGCGTCAACCCGTGGTGGCCCTGGAGTCCACGATCATCGCGCACGGGCTGCCTCGTCCGCGCAATCTGCAGGTGGCGCTGGAGCTGGAGTCGGTCGTACGGCAGGAAGGCGCCGTACCGGCGACGATCGCCGTGCTGGACGGGCGGCCGCATGTCGGCCTGGACAAGGAGGAGTTGGAACGCGTCGCCAACGAGGACGGGATCCGCAAGCTGGGTCACCGCGATCTGCCGCTCGCGGTGGCCTCGGGCGCGAGCGGCGCGACCACGGTGTCGGCGACCGCGCTGCTGGCGGCGCTGGCGGGCGTGCGGGTCTTCGCGACGGGCGGCCTCGGCGGGGTGCACCGGGAGTGGACGGCGACGCAGGACGAGTCGGCCGACCTCGGGCTGCTGGCGCGTACGCGGATCACGGTCGTGTGCGCGGGGGTGAAGTCGATCCTGGACGTGCCTGCCACGCTGCAGCGGCTGGAGACGCTGGGTGTCGCGGTGGCCGGATACGGAACGGACCGCTTTCCCGGCTTCTACCTGTCCGATTCCGGACACGCGGTGGAGTGGACGCTGGACACACCGGACCAGGTGGCGGACGTCATGCGGGCGCAGGACGCGCTGGGGGTACCGGAGTCGGCCCTGATCGTCGCCAATCCGGTCCCCAAGGAGGAACAGCTGGATCCCGAGTTGCACGCGCGCGTGCTCACCGACGCCCTGCACGCGTGCGAGGCGGAGGGTGTCACCGGCCAGGCGGTCACGCCGTTCCTGCTGGACTACCTGGTGCGGCATACCGAGGGTGCCTCGCTGAGCGCCAATCTGGCGGCGGTGCGCGGCAACGTACGGCTGGCGGCGCGGATCGCGGCGGCCTGGACCGGGGTGTGA
- a CDS encoding VOC family protein has translation MTDNTTRLDHVVLWVRDPVAAADFYAKAVGMEPVRVTEFAAGTVSFPSVRLNDETIFDLAPLSLAEHMNMLPGAAESAGHPVNHVCLALPGDDFDALRTRLEERSVPVSDFSYDSYGARGMARRSFYFRDPDGNVFEARHYD, from the coding sequence ATGACGGACAACACGACACGACTCGATCATGTCGTCCTCTGGGTGCGCGACCCGGTCGCCGCAGCCGACTTCTATGCGAAGGCCGTCGGCATGGAGCCCGTGAGGGTCACCGAATTCGCCGCGGGGACGGTGTCCTTCCCGTCCGTGCGGCTCAACGACGAGACGATCTTCGACCTCGCGCCGCTCTCCCTGGCCGAGCACATGAACATGCTCCCCGGCGCCGCCGAGAGCGCGGGCCACCCGGTCAACCACGTCTGCCTGGCCCTGCCCGGCGACGACTTCGACGCGCTGCGCACCCGTCTGGAGGAACGCTCGGTCCCCGTCTCGGACTTCTCCTACGACTCCTACGGCGCCCGGGGCATGGCCCGTCGCAGCTTCTACTTCCGCGACCCGGACGGAAACGTCTTCGAGGCGCGCCACTACGACTAG
- a CDS encoding methylated-DNA--[protein]-cysteine S-methyltransferase — MDSHGQYEQQVAWTVVGTGIGPLLLVATGDGLVNVVFHATDAVRDKALDRLASRLGAEPVEAPDAPLLAEAIRQVEAYFAGERRDFELPLDWSLISGFNREVLRELASGVPYGTVVGYGDLAGRVGQPGAAQAVGMAMGANPLPVVVPCHRVVESDGGIGGFGGGLETKRKLLALEGVLPEPLF, encoded by the coding sequence ATGGACAGCCATGGGCAGTACGAGCAGCAGGTCGCGTGGACCGTCGTCGGCACCGGCATCGGTCCGCTGCTGCTGGTCGCGACGGGCGACGGCCTGGTCAACGTCGTCTTCCACGCCACGGACGCGGTCCGCGACAAGGCGCTCGACCGGCTCGCGTCCCGGCTGGGTGCGGAACCCGTCGAGGCACCCGACGCCCCACTGCTGGCCGAGGCGATACGTCAGGTCGAGGCGTACTTCGCGGGTGAGCGGCGTGACTTCGAGCTGCCCCTGGACTGGTCGCTGATCTCCGGCTTCAACCGCGAGGTGCTGCGCGAGCTCGCCTCCGGCGTGCCGTACGGCACGGTGGTGGGGTACGGCGACCTGGCCGGACGGGTCGGTCAGCCGGGCGCGGCGCAGGCGGTGGGGATGGCCATGGGCGCCAATCCGCTGCCGGTCGTCGTGCCCTGCCATCGGGTGGTGGAGAGCGACGGCGGCATCGGCGGATTCGGCGGCGGCCTGGAGACCAAGCGGAAGCTGCTCGCCCTGGAGGGCGTGCTCCCCGAGCCGCTGTTCTGA
- a CDS encoding glycerophosphodiester phosphodiesterase, producing MHARAVAATTTALLGAAALLLPAPHAGAGVAARPSVIAHRGASAYAPENTLAAVDKADELGIGWVENDVQRTEDGELVVIHDDSLRRTTDVEEVFPGRAPWKVKDFTAAEIARLDAGSWFGPAYAGARVPTLKQYVDRVERNHQQLLLEIKNPELYPGIERQTLKLLSNEGWLDRRHLTGRLVVQSFSADSLRTVHDLKPAVTTGLLGAPAVGDLPAYAAFADQINPSHRSLSQSYVSAVHSFTGPHGRPLRVLTWTVNDADTARTVAGYGVDGIITNKPDVVRKALHGR from the coding sequence ATGCACGCGCGCGCAGTTGCCGCCACGACCACCGCGCTCCTGGGCGCCGCCGCCCTTCTGCTCCCCGCCCCCCATGCCGGGGCCGGCGTCGCCGCGCGGCCTTCCGTCATCGCCCACCGGGGCGCCTCCGCCTACGCTCCCGAGAACACCCTGGCGGCCGTCGACAAGGCGGACGAGCTCGGCATCGGCTGGGTGGAGAACGACGTCCAGCGCACCGAGGACGGCGAACTCGTGGTGATCCACGACGACAGCCTGCGGCGCACCACCGACGTCGAGGAGGTCTTCCCCGGCCGTGCGCCGTGGAAGGTGAAGGACTTCACCGCCGCCGAGATCGCCCGCCTGGACGCGGGGAGCTGGTTCGGTCCCGCGTACGCGGGCGCGCGCGTGCCGACGCTGAAGCAGTACGTGGACCGCGTCGAGCGCAATCACCAGCAGCTGCTCCTGGAGATCAAGAACCCCGAGCTGTACCCGGGCATCGAACGGCAGACCCTCAAGCTGCTGAGCAACGAGGGCTGGCTCGACCGCCGGCACCTGACCGGCCGGCTGGTGGTACAGAGCTTCAGCGCGGACAGCCTGCGCACCGTCCACGACCTGAAACCCGCCGTCACCACCGGGCTTCTCGGTGCCCCGGCCGTCGGGGACCTTCCCGCGTACGCGGCCTTCGCCGACCAGATCAACCCCTCCCACCGCTCCCTGTCCCAGAGCTACGTGTCCGCCGTCCACTCCTTCACCGGACCGCACGGCAGGCCGCTGCGCGTCCTCACCTGGACCGTCAACGACGCGGACACCGCCCGCACCGTCGCCGGGTACGGGGTCGACGGGATCATCACCAACAAGCCCGACGTGGTGCGGAAGGCGCTGCACGGGCGCTGA
- a CDS encoding MHYT domain-containing protein, giving the protein MQGTVDGFSYGLVTPLVAYLMACLGGALGLRCTTRALLVAHSWRPGWLALGSAAIGSGIWTMHFVAMMGFTVEGAPIHYDKPTTYASLGVAIVMVGIGIFIVGYRGATGTALFTGGTITGLGIASMHYLGMAGMRLNGKLEYNTLTVAASVVIAMVAATAALWAAGQVRGFLWSVGASLVMGLAVSGMHYSGMAALSVHLHNTGTASAGDSPAALLAPMLVGPLAFLCLAGVVVMFDPLMVMGKPDWTPVEHKPGVPAHASVPHSARRAPLRTRRKAGSRESRAPQNR; this is encoded by the coding sequence ATGCAAGGCACGGTCGACGGATTCAGCTACGGACTCGTCACACCGCTGGTGGCCTACCTCATGGCCTGCCTCGGCGGCGCCCTCGGCCTGCGTTGCACCACCAGAGCCCTGCTGGTCGCCCACTCCTGGCGTCCCGGATGGCTCGCCCTCGGTTCGGCGGCGATCGGCTCCGGCATCTGGACCATGCATTTCGTGGCGATGATGGGCTTCACCGTGGAAGGTGCGCCGATCCACTACGACAAGCCGACGACGTACGCCAGCCTCGGTGTCGCCATCGTCATGGTCGGCATCGGAATCTTCATCGTCGGCTACAGGGGCGCGACAGGAACGGCGCTGTTCACCGGAGGCACCATCACCGGCCTGGGCATCGCCTCCATGCACTACCTGGGCATGGCCGGGATGCGCCTGAACGGAAAGCTGGAGTACAACACGCTCACCGTGGCCGCCTCCGTCGTGATAGCTATGGTGGCCGCCACCGCCGCCCTGTGGGCGGCCGGACAGGTCAGAGGGTTCCTGTGGAGCGTGGGCGCGAGCCTCGTCATGGGGCTTGCCGTCAGCGGCATGCACTACAGCGGCATGGCCGCCCTGAGCGTCCACCTTCACAACACGGGCACAGCTTCGGCGGGAGACTCGCCCGCTGCTCTGCTCGCGCCGATGCTGGTCGGCCCGCTCGCCTTCCTCTGCCTCGCGGGCGTCGTCGTGATGTTCGACCCGCTGATGGTCATGGGGAAGCCCGACTGGACCCCCGTCGAGCACAAGCCGGGCGTTCCGGCCCACGCCTCCGTCCCGCACTCCGCCCGGCGCGCCCCGCTGCGCACCCGACGCAAGGCGGGATCCCGAGAGTCCCGCGCTCCGCAGAACCGCTGA